The proteins below are encoded in one region of Fibrella aestuarina BUZ 2:
- a CDS encoding TetR/AcrR family transcriptional regulator has translation MRTKDEAKEILILETALRLIAQTGLAGLKMADLAREAGVATGTVYIYFADKPALISRLYVYLVRLAWRDLTAGVTESDPVRIQVQKIARNYLNENINRPEFNAFFEQYYRSPFYVETDQTQTAETTALQPIYDVIRRGQAETVIKDLDPDLLVTLVCGLLNEAAKQPLYTGKPFTDADWDATFSVLWDGIKQ, from the coding sequence ATGCGTACGAAAGACGAGGCGAAAGAGATTCTAATTCTGGAAACGGCCTTGCGGCTAATTGCCCAAACGGGTTTGGCGGGCCTTAAAATGGCGGACCTGGCTCGGGAAGCCGGGGTAGCTACGGGCACGGTCTATATCTACTTTGCCGATAAGCCCGCGCTGATCAGTCGCCTGTACGTATATCTCGTTCGATTGGCGTGGCGCGACCTTACCGCCGGGGTCACCGAATCGGACCCAGTCCGGATTCAAGTGCAGAAAATAGCCCGCAACTATTTGAATGAGAACATAAATCGACCAGAGTTTAACGCCTTTTTTGAGCAGTATTATCGGTCGCCTTTTTATGTAGAGACCGATCAGACCCAAACCGCCGAGACGACTGCTTTGCAACCGATCTACGACGTCATCCGACGCGGGCAGGCCGAAACGGTCATCAAAGACCTCGACCCCGATCTGCTCGTTACGCTGGTTTGTGGGCTGCTCAACGAAGCCGCCAAGCAACCACTTTACACAGGCAAACCGTTTACTGACGCCGACTGGGACGCCACTTTTTCGGTGCTCTGGGACGGTATAAAACAGTAA
- a CDS encoding GNAT family N-acetyltransferase, with protein MLRPATSDDLPFVYESLCDLEETTLPYPAFERIYHANLSNSAVRYVLAEADNVPVGFASCHVQLLLHHAGPVAEIQELYVRPDYRSQGVGQQLIEWFMDEARQAGWVHLEVTSNRKRQRTHAFYERLGLVWTSHKFVWKPDSHFDEMGSTP; from the coding sequence ATGCTCCGCCCCGCAACCTCCGACGACCTGCCCTTCGTGTATGAAAGCCTGTGTGACCTGGAGGAAACCACCCTCCCCTACCCGGCCTTCGAGCGTATTTACCACGCTAACCTGAGCAACTCGGCCGTCAGGTACGTGCTTGCCGAAGCGGACAACGTACCGGTGGGGTTTGCCAGTTGCCATGTGCAGTTGCTGCTTCACCACGCCGGGCCGGTAGCCGAGATTCAGGAGCTGTACGTCCGGCCCGACTACCGCAGCCAGGGCGTTGGTCAGCAGCTGATCGAGTGGTTTATGGATGAAGCCCGGCAGGCAGGCTGGGTTCACCTCGAAGTGACCTCGAACCGAAAGCGGCAACGTACCCACGCGTTCTATGAACGGCTGGGACTTGTCTGGACAAGCCACAAATTCGTCTGGAAGCCAGATAGCCACTTTGACGAAATGGGTTCTACGCCATAA
- a CDS encoding RraA family protein, whose product MKNLFLTTLFSAALLPAVAQIELPKDQLQFYTASWKGERTPDGRPRVSDALLKRLKNVSLEEAWGILRNEGYNNQFDGNWQIIRPSEPMVGRVLTAQYMPSRPDMEKPIKELGKTQGRKGNTNSWPIDMLQNGDVYVADGMGKIVWGTLIGDNLGNSIFAKSKTGIIFDGSVRDLEGLEAIEGFNGWVRGFDPSYIQDMTMTCVNCPIRIGRAIVLPGDVVLAKKEGVVFIPAHLAEKVILNSEFISLQDGFGHQMLREGKFTPGQIDQTWTADIKQAFVKWIDANPDKVPMPRADLDKLLKDKNW is encoded by the coding sequence ATGAAAAATCTATTCCTAACCACCTTGTTCTCGGCCGCTCTGCTCCCGGCTGTTGCCCAGATTGAACTCCCCAAAGACCAACTCCAGTTTTACACCGCCAGTTGGAAAGGCGAACGCACGCCCGACGGCCGCCCGCGGGTATCCGATGCCCTGTTGAAACGGCTGAAAAATGTGTCGCTCGAAGAAGCTTGGGGCATCCTGCGCAACGAGGGCTACAACAATCAGTTCGATGGCAACTGGCAGATCATCCGCCCCAGCGAGCCGATGGTGGGGCGCGTACTCACGGCCCAGTACATGCCCAGCCGCCCCGACATGGAGAAGCCGATTAAAGAACTGGGCAAGACGCAGGGCCGCAAGGGAAATACCAACTCGTGGCCCATCGACATGCTTCAGAATGGCGACGTGTATGTGGCCGATGGCATGGGTAAAATTGTCTGGGGTACGCTCATCGGCGATAACCTCGGTAACTCCATTTTTGCCAAATCGAAAACGGGCATCATCTTCGACGGCAGCGTGCGCGACCTCGAAGGGCTGGAGGCCATTGAGGGTTTCAACGGCTGGGTACGTGGTTTTGACCCCAGCTACATTCAGGATATGACCATGACCTGCGTCAACTGCCCCATCCGTATTGGCCGGGCGATTGTGCTGCCGGGCGACGTCGTGCTGGCCAAAAAAGAAGGCGTGGTGTTCATCCCAGCGCATCTGGCCGAAAAAGTCATTCTGAATTCGGAGTTCATCTCGCTACAGGACGGCTTCGGGCATCAAATGTTGCGCGAGGGTAAGTTCACGCCCGGTCAGATCGATCAAACCTGGACAGCCGACATCAAGCAGGCGTTCGTTAAGTGGATCGACGCTAACCCCGACAAGGTACCGATGCCCCGCGCCGATCTCGACAAACTCCTGAAAGACAAAAACTGGTAG
- a CDS encoding mandelate racemase/muconate lactonizing enzyme family protein, producing MKKAILDLLRHAPDRPAIASTPPVISSATPPSRRDFLQKSALGGLSVGLVFDRLKSPFAVDQELEFTTQRVNRLAAPSDLKITDLRIAHLAGVPFTSPIIRIDTNQGLVGWGEVRDGASPNYALMLKSRLLGKNPCNVEQLFKLIKPFGGHGRAAGGVCGVEMALWDLAGKAYNVPVYQMLGGKYRDYVRVYADTPEGKTYDDFAVNMKKRADQGFTFLKMDFGIGMLAGQKGMLVGGDVWDVANQYGNSQTSKVGNYGMTRHPFTRIQVTKKGIDKLAEHVGRVRDIVGYDTPLAADHFGHFDVNTAIQMGKAMEPFRLAWLEDLVPWFYGDQWKQITDAIDTPTLTGEDIFLKEEFIKLIDKRAVDMIHPDLASSGGILETKKIGDYAEESGIPMAMHFAGSPICMMANVHCAAATENFVALEHHGVDVDGWEDIVTGLKPIVEKGFVKVPDKPGLGVELNEDVAKKFLKKGSTWFAPTDVWNTKDSWDREWS from the coding sequence ATGAAGAAAGCCATACTCGACCTACTCCGACATGCCCCCGACCGACCAGCCATCGCGTCGACACCACCGGTCATTTCGTCTGCCACGCCTCCCTCACGCCGCGATTTTCTTCAGAAGTCGGCCTTGGGTGGTTTGTCGGTAGGCCTGGTGTTCGACCGCCTAAAAAGCCCGTTTGCAGTTGATCAGGAATTGGAATTTACCACGCAACGTGTCAACCGGCTGGCGGCGCCATCGGACCTGAAAATTACCGATCTGCGCATTGCCCACCTGGCGGGCGTGCCGTTCACCAGCCCGATCATCCGCATCGACACCAATCAGGGGCTGGTTGGTTGGGGCGAAGTGCGCGACGGCGCCAGCCCCAATTACGCACTCATGCTGAAATCGAGGCTGCTGGGTAAAAACCCCTGCAACGTGGAGCAGTTGTTCAAGCTCATTAAGCCTTTTGGTGGTCATGGCCGGGCGGCTGGCGGCGTCTGCGGCGTCGAGATGGCGCTGTGGGATTTGGCCGGTAAAGCCTACAACGTACCTGTGTACCAGATGCTTGGCGGTAAATATCGCGACTACGTGCGCGTGTATGCCGATACGCCCGAGGGCAAAACCTACGACGATTTTGCCGTCAATATGAAGAAGCGGGCCGATCAGGGTTTCACGTTTTTGAAGATGGACTTCGGCATCGGGATGCTGGCCGGGCAGAAAGGCATGCTCGTGGGCGGCGATGTCTGGGACGTGGCCAACCAATACGGCAACAGCCAGACCAGCAAAGTGGGCAACTACGGCATGACCCGCCACCCCTTTACCCGCATTCAGGTCACGAAGAAAGGCATCGATAAACTGGCTGAACACGTCGGGCGGGTGCGCGACATTGTGGGCTACGATACGCCGCTGGCCGCTGACCATTTTGGCCATTTCGACGTCAATACGGCGATTCAGATGGGCAAGGCGATGGAACCGTTCCGGCTGGCCTGGCTCGAAGACCTCGTGCCCTGGTTCTACGGCGATCAGTGGAAACAGATTACCGATGCCATTGATACCCCAACGCTGACGGGCGAAGATATTTTCCTGAAAGAGGAGTTCATCAAGCTCATCGACAAGCGCGCCGTCGACATGATTCACCCGGATCTGGCGTCGTCGGGCGGGATTCTGGAAACGAAAAAAATCGGCGATTACGCCGAGGAGTCGGGTATTCCGATGGCGATGCACTTTGCCGGTTCGCCCATTTGTATGATGGCCAACGTGCATTGCGCCGCCGCCACCGAAAACTTCGTGGCACTCGAACACCACGGTGTCGACGTCGACGGCTGGGAGGACATCGTTACGGGCCTGAAACCCATCGTGGAAAAAGGCTTCGTGAAGGTCCCCGACAAGCCTGGCCTAGGCGTGGAATTGAACGAAGACGTTGCGAAAAAATTCCTCAAGAAAGGCTCAACCTGGTTTGCGCCCACCGACGTCTGGAACACGAAAGATTCGTGGGATCGGGAGTGGAGCTAG
- a CDS encoding zinc-dependent metalloprotease, which yields MRFCYSALLWLLTTSLFAQPNAPAASPTIASFTKDMDKRAGFLTFYWDAKKGKIWLEIDRFGQEMLYYPTLAQGVGSNDIGLDRGRLGAEHVVKFERSGNKVLLIEPNYGYRALSRDSLERRAVAESFAQSVHAGFEIAAEDGQRVLVDLTPFLMQDAVGAVQAIAQTRQGSFRVDASRCAMYLPHTKAFPQNTEFETTITLTGDSPGQYLRQVVPTPTAVTMRQHHSFVELPPLDGSYQPRLFDPRAGLNNIEFFDYATPVSQPIIKRYIVRHRLAKKDPTAAISDPVKPIIYYMDPGAPEPIRQALIEGTSWWNQAFEAAGYRNAFQVKLLPADADPMDIRYNLIQWVHRSTRGWSYGMSIVDPRTGEILKGKVTLGSLRVRQDYLIAQGLTARFENNSADTAALMPMALARLRQLAAHEVGHTLGLPHNYIASTVNRSSVMDYPHPLVGILANNKLTLDSAYATGIGAWDKVAITYGYQDFPKGTNEKAALDKLIDDYVKKGLKFLSDQDARPEGSAHPDTHLWDGQADATDELARTLAIRRIALDQFDARKIPVGMPMATLEEVLVPMYMFHRYQTEAASKVVGGVLYSYALRGDGQVVAEPVPAARQRKAIDALVATLQPRILALPKGILSLIPPRAFGIDANPREVFKRHTGLTFDPMGPPEAAANLTLRLLLNPERCARLLNQKAMDSAMPGFSDLLTSLINVTFEPMRRNAGEARTYDEAIQQLTSRRLLESLIALASDKEADGRVRSVAHDAIQHIRYKYLTQRSTDAPFNYVVSDTSPNQLLWLIQQYERNPQQPAVANTPLAAPDGAPIDPGYDWLDCEKE from the coding sequence ATGCGCTTCTGTTACTCGGCTCTGCTTTGGCTGCTGACGACTTCGCTTTTCGCCCAGCCCAATGCGCCTGCTGCCTCCCCAACCATCGCCTCCTTCACGAAGGATATGGACAAACGGGCGGGCTTTCTGACTTTTTACTGGGACGCCAAGAAAGGCAAAATCTGGCTCGAAATCGACCGATTCGGGCAGGAAATGCTCTACTACCCTACACTGGCGCAGGGCGTTGGCTCTAACGACATCGGCCTCGACCGGGGCCGATTGGGTGCCGAACACGTGGTCAAGTTTGAACGGAGTGGCAACAAGGTGCTGCTGATCGAGCCAAACTACGGTTACCGCGCGCTGAGCCGCGATTCACTCGAACGGCGGGCCGTTGCCGAATCCTTTGCGCAGTCGGTGCACGCGGGCTTTGAGATCGCCGCTGAAGATGGCCAGAGAGTACTGGTCGATCTGACGCCGTTTCTGATGCAGGATGCCGTGGGCGCCGTGCAGGCCATCGCCCAGACCCGACAGGGATCGTTTCGGGTCGATGCGAGCCGTTGCGCCATGTATTTGCCCCATACAAAGGCCTTTCCGCAGAATACAGAGTTTGAAACGACCATTACGCTGACGGGCGACTCACCGGGCCAGTACCTCCGGCAGGTGGTGCCAACGCCCACCGCCGTGACCATGCGGCAACACCACTCGTTTGTGGAACTGCCCCCACTCGATGGTTCCTACCAGCCCCGCCTGTTTGACCCGCGCGCGGGCCTGAACAACATCGAGTTTTTCGATTACGCCACGCCCGTCAGCCAGCCCATCATTAAGCGCTACATTGTTCGGCACCGGTTGGCGAAGAAAGACCCCACGGCGGCCATCAGCGACCCCGTGAAACCCATCATCTACTACATGGATCCCGGCGCGCCCGAGCCCATCCGGCAGGCACTGATCGAGGGGACGAGCTGGTGGAATCAGGCCTTCGAGGCGGCGGGGTACCGCAATGCGTTTCAGGTAAAACTGCTGCCCGCCGACGCCGACCCAATGGACATTCGGTACAACCTGATTCAGTGGGTACATCGCTCCACGCGCGGCTGGTCGTACGGCATGAGCATTGTCGACCCGCGTACGGGCGAGATTTTGAAAGGAAAAGTGACGCTGGGTTCGCTCCGGGTACGTCAGGATTACCTCATCGCGCAGGGGCTCACCGCCCGGTTTGAGAACAACAGCGCCGATACCGCCGCTCTGATGCCGATGGCCCTGGCCCGGCTGCGGCAGTTGGCGGCGCATGAAGTGGGCCACACGCTCGGCCTGCCCCACAACTACATTGCCAGCACGGTCAACCGGTCGTCGGTGATGGACTACCCGCACCCGCTGGTGGGCATTCTGGCCAATAATAAACTCACGCTCGACAGCGCCTACGCCACTGGTATCGGGGCCTGGGATAAAGTGGCCATTACGTACGGCTACCAGGATTTCCCAAAAGGCACAAATGAGAAAGCCGCGCTCGACAAACTGATCGATGATTACGTGAAGAAGGGACTGAAATTCCTGAGTGACCAGGATGCCCGCCCCGAAGGCAGCGCCCACCCCGACACGCACCTGTGGGACGGTCAGGCTGACGCTACTGACGAACTGGCGCGCACGCTGGCCATTCGCCGGATCGCGCTGGATCAGTTTGACGCGCGCAAGATTCCGGTGGGGATGCCGATGGCTACGCTGGAAGAAGTGCTGGTGCCGATGTACATGTTTCACCGCTACCAGACCGAAGCCGCCAGCAAAGTGGTCGGTGGCGTGCTCTACAGTTACGCCCTGCGCGGCGACGGGCAGGTGGTGGCCGAGCCGGTACCGGCCGCCCGGCAACGCAAAGCCATCGACGCGCTGGTTGCCACGCTGCAACCGCGCATTCTGGCGCTTCCCAAGGGCATTCTGTCCCTGATTCCGCCGCGGGCGTTTGGCATTGATGCCAACCCGCGGGAGGTGTTCAAACGCCATACGGGCCTGACATTCGACCCGATGGGCCCGCCCGAAGCCGCCGCCAACCTGACGCTCCGGCTGTTGCTCAACCCTGAGCGCTGCGCCCGGCTGCTCAACCAAAAAGCGATGGATTCGGCCATGCCCGGCTTCAGCGACCTGCTGACGAGCCTCATCAACGTAACGTTTGAACCGATGCGTCGCAACGCGGGCGAGGCACGTACCTACGACGAGGCCATTCAGCAACTGACGAGCCGCCGCCTGCTCGAAAGCCTGATTGCGCTGGCCTCCGACAAAGAAGCCGATGGCCGGGTACGTTCCGTGGCGCACGACGCCATCCAGCACATCCGATACAAATACCTCACGCAACGGTCTACCGATGCGCCGTTCAACTACGTCGTGAGCGATACGTCGCCTAACCAGTTACTCTGGCTCATTCAGCAGTACGAACGCAACCCGCAGCAACCCGCCGTTGCCAATACCCCACTCGCCGCCCCCGATGGCGCGCCCATCGACCCCGGCTACGATTGGCTGGACTGCGAGAAGGAATAA